The following are from one region of the Salvia splendens isolate huo1 chromosome 2, SspV2, whole genome shotgun sequence genome:
- the LOC121792212 gene encoding uncharacterized protein LOC121792212: MEKYFGNAYRGDPGVPHADPERFVNIWIGSAAFSALTWINPYMWTLSNQFNWHDKAMLFEQYHWKKARAKNQPYQFQWNQMDKKVRDSYYFNWPVYFP, encoded by the exons ATGGAGAAGTACTTCGGAAACGCTTATCGGGGCGACCCGGGAGTTCCTCACGCTGATCCGGAAAGGTTCGTGAACATATGGATCGGGTCCGCCGCCTTCTCCGCCCTTACCTGGATTAACCCTTACATGTGGACTCTCTCCAACCAATTCAA TTGGCATGACAAAGCAATGCTTTTTGAACAATATCACTGGAAGAAAGCGCGTGCCAAGAATCAACCATATCAATTCCAG TGGAATCAAATGGACAAAAAAGTGCGAGACTCATACTACTTCAATTGGCCTGTCTACTTCCCATAG